ACTGTTCAGGTTTCCTGTTTGGTAGGGCTAGATGTCAGAGCACAGCAGGACGACTTATAGGATGACAAGAGAGCAAAACATCTAAACCAAAATTGTCAATTAACATTAATACATTATAAATCACTGACATGACAGCAGCATTTTGTTTTAAGTATCCCACAAGAACAAAATTATTTCCCAAAGATATAATATGGGAGATGCACATATAAAGCACAAATATTCTGAATTCGGTCATTTCATTTTAAAATACAGAAACAAAAAACCACAAGTGCAGAAAACATTAGTGATTAAGGTAAACCTAACCGTTATCTCAAATCCTATATGAATTCATTGACTAAATAATTTGTTGTATGTTTGGTCCAAAAGTGGTTCTGGAGCTACCCTATAAACCTAAAGAGTAAAGACTGTACTTAGGGTAATTAAAATCCAAGTGAGCATCAAACCTGGTAACTGCACTCTGCACGTTCCCTACTAGTCATGTTTCTCACGCGCCTGGGAAGGATCTTCAGTCTCACTTGAAGAGTGTTGCTGCTTGATACTGGCTTTAGCTTCAGCAAGAAAAGTAGGATCAGGTTCGTGTTTATTTGAAGGCTCCTTCATCGCCATATAAATATAGAACGCAATGACAATATTGACAGAGATGACCGCAATCAATCCGCTCAAAATCGTCAGTGAGTGAGAAGACAACTGACTTGCCCCTGTTAGAAAGAAGTAAACTAGATTATAAAACATATTAAACTGTTAATAATTTTGAGGCCCACCTTTACCTAGAAATTCATGATGAAAATATACGAGAATATATCCATACTACCGATGTTTTTAATGTAAAATTGAGAGAGGCATTGTGTGAATCATATCTTTATGAAAAGTGAAAACCAATAAGCTATAACCATGGTATAATGTACTACATCTAcaatttgattcaaattgatACGTTTATATTGGAACATTTAACGtacaaaaaagataatctaaataaaagaaaaaatgtgAGGAGTCTTATTTAATGTTACTTGCTTCTTCATGTAACCTGAGTTAGCCAACTAGTCTTGTAATATGAAAAATCTCCGGACACTCTCTAACAGTAGGATCCTGGATCTACGAAGAGGGCAACCTCCATAAAACTAAAACTTTTGTCAAACATAAACCTTGTACATCATAAGTAAATCAACAAAAATCAATGTAACCTTGGGTATGAAGGTAGAAGAAAGGTTACCAGGAAATAAGTTATTGTTAAAACcatataaaatcaaaattggTACTATCCACATAAGCATTGATGCAGTGAAGAACTTTCTTACAACATCTGCCATTGATTATCcctatacaaaataaataaaagtaactGTTAATTGTTCGTCTCAGAGTATGGATGTAAAGACAGTGTTCTTACATGATTGTACATTGCTTAGATGATATACACAGTTTTTATCAGATACTAAATATTGAAAATTTTGAGTGATAAACCTATAACGAAAAGGTCGAAATTTTCTTGTACAACTAAGATCTTTCAGCCATTATACCAAGCACATCGTAAGCAACTAATTATATAAGATTATCGTACAAAACTAGATTTTGTGAATCTTTACTCAGAATACTATATTCTTCCTAGATTCACAACTTTTAACTAACATTGTTCATAAATTGAGGCAGAATAGAAAATAAACCCTAGAGAGATAGGATGTAGAGGAATGAGAAATCCCACTAAATTGCAGATTCAAGAGTAATCAATTGAAACCCTAGTAGATACTTATGAAGATAGAAAAGAGAGACAGAAGTACCTTATCAGGCAAACAATAAAGTGGCACTCTTAGAATTCACAGTTCGGGAGTAGGAAATCGGAATTTGGAGTCGGATTCTGAAGAAGGGTGTAAAAGTGAGTTTAGATGTGGGAATGCTTTCGATTTCCCTTCTTTTAGTCGACGCACTTCACAACATCTACGATAGTCGATAGTGGGTGttaaggccggttcctatggggtCGGCTAAACCCTCCATTTGCCATGCCAGCTGGCCTGGCAAACTGGCCGCCCACTATGAGAAATAAGTTAAGCGATCGGGTCTCTACCAAACGGTTGAGACTAGACCGACCGATGTAGGAGAAATTTTTATTCTAGCAGCACACATACCTGACATTTGGCATCTAATGATGTCAAACCACTCTTTAAACTACAGTTAGGTTAGTATGCCTTATAGAGTTATAGTTCTCTGTATATCATCATCGTCGTTTTAACTCTCTTCATGGCTGGGATTCTCGAGCAAAAGCTGCAAAACCCATTCATCAGAGTCCTAGTTACTAATTTTTGTGTGTTCTTCTTTTACGAGTTAAATCACATTGTGGCACATCCTGAAGAAGATCACAATAAACtataaagatataagaaataaaaaaaaaaaaaaaaaaatcaagattgaAAACAATAAACGTCGACTATAGGCCAATGGAGAGGCCACCGGAAAGTAGTTCAATGGAGAGGCCACCTGAAAGTAGTTCAATGGAGATTTTATGGTGCTGTTAAGCACCTTGATGTAGTTGAAAGAACAAGACCTCTTTCCCAGAATGCTGTCAAACTATTAAATATTCTAAAATTCTTCGTCAATATCCATTAAATAAAAGGAGAAGGAAATGGGCATAATCACCAGATGAGATGAGCGCAAAATTGCCTAACTACGGTTTATAAAATGGTTTGCTGACGTCATAATATTCCAAATGTCAGGTATTGGTGCTGCTAGATCCTAATTGATCTAGTAGTGCTAGAGCAAAAATTTCTCCACGATTTTATGAAGATCGTTAGCGGTCTTCATAAAAACGGTCGGTCCAGTAACTGTCGCTTATTAAATAATGAAGTAACGGCTATTTTCCCCCACGTCTCCCTATAAATTCACCCCATTCAATTCAATTTAATCACACCTCATTTTCTTATTAACTCTATCATCTTAGTCTTTTGTACCTTTGATCCtctgtttaatttttattttcaactcaATGGATTCTTATGATAAAGAAGTGCGTATTCATATGGATcgatttgaagaacaacaacgaaTATTCGTTCAGGCGTTTCAACAAATTGATGATGAGTCAGATGAAGATAAAGAACTAACCAACCATTTGCTGCAGCTATATTCATCGGGGCAAAAACCTAGAGATCCAGAGCCAAAAGAAGTGTTCACAAGAAGATATATGTACCGGGGTCGGGATGAATGGCAcgagaagctgatgcacgattattttcttcccgacTGTGTATTCTCTGATGAAAATTTCCAAGGCCGATTCCGCATGCCTCGACATTTGCTGCTAAAGATTATTGGTGAGCTTTGtcaggtagaacctcaatttaattatcagtatgatgcaccgaatattagaggtcatagctCTAAACAAAAGGTTAATTCGGCCTTAAGGATTCTAGGATATGACAGACCTCCAGGTTCTAATGATGAGTACCTTCGCATTGGCAAAACAACCGCATACAAGTATATTTCgttgttttgcgaaacaatgattaatcattttggtccaacctatttacgaaaaccaactaacgcggatgttagagaaatattaaagcaAAATCAGGAAAGGGGATTTCCCGGAATGTTGGGTAGTCTTGAAtgcatgcattgggtatggaccGGATGCGCTACCTATTGGGTCATTGAGTATAAGGGTCACTACACAAAACCAACGGTTATCCTTGAGGCTGCTGCTTCTTATGGttgttggatatggcacgctTTTTTGGTCTTCCGGGATTTCAAAACGATATAAATGTTTTACACAAATCGCCtttgtttgaagatttaaagTATGGAATTTCTCATCAGGTAAATTTTACTATAAACGTGAATCACTACACTCATGGTTATTATCTTGCAGATGGAATTTATCTAAAACggtcaactttagttcaatgtTACCTTCAGCCACCTGCCGGTGAAATGGGTCGTTCATACTCATATTTCAATAGTAGACAAATGGAACTGAGAAAGGATGTGGAACGGGATTTTGAAATTCTGAAGCGGAAGTTCGCAATCATTCGTGGGCCTTATCGTGGTTTAAGTGCTCGTGAAATGCATAAGACTATGCTGACTTGcatcattatgcataacatggtaATCCAGGAAACTCGTCGTAATAAGAATTAGACTTAaccatcaagatgaagacttaaaGCATGAGATTGTACCAGCAAGAGGATTACCTGCAAGGAACTATGCGCAAATGACTAATCATATTAAGAACAGAACTCTGTATAACAGGTTAAGGGAAGATCTCAGAGCGAATATGTGGCCTGAGTTTGGAAGAGATGGAGGACGAATTGAGTAATGTTGTTTCGTTTGTTATTTCAGTGTTTTGTTTTGAAGTTGTTTAATTGTATAAGTTTCATTTGTTGTTTCATAGTTTTGTTTTGAAGTTGTTTAAGTTTGATTTTTGTAACGGTCATTAAAAGTAGCGGTCTAGACTCAATCGCCAACATTCCTTATAAATATACCTTCACTTCATCCATTTCAAAATAACACCTTCACTTAAAAACTTCCACTTCATCGActtcaaaatcacaccttcacAAAAACTTCTCTACTTTCTGGGTAATTTATGGATGATCCTAGATtcactgaagatgaagatttatctctttgtagaaacTATGTAATATACTACCCGGAGAGAGGTAAAGAAGGACTGATGAACGGTTTACctagtatgagttatttgggtaAAATTCATGATGCCTTCTGCACAGAGACAGGTAATCTTCATAACCGGGACCGTGCTGCTTTGTTTTGTCGATTCATGACTATCAAAAAATATCTTGTGGATTTAATAGCTATGAAAAGGATTGTCACTCGATATCATTTTATAGGTGACACCAATGATGAATTGGGAATACGAACTCGAGACGAGTGGCAAAgatggaaagaatttttttttttgaatacgaAGCGCATTACCAAATTTTTAAGGAGTTTCTAATAACTCGTATGAGATGTTAGGCTTAAGTTTAGTTTTCATGGATGTTGTCaaagtttaagttttaatgtaatgaaaaaactagaaaaatttagttatACTCTTAAGTTTAGTTTTCATGGATGTTgtcaagtttaagttttaatgtaatAAAAAAACTAGAACAATTTGTAATGAAAAACTAGAAaaatttgtgttagagcattgctcggtcgaactcgcatgcgttgctatctcaagcatgtttgtcaatgttagtgatcaaaactataagttttgatttctagcctacatagctaaaggtctcggactaggatataaagtgtagttgagctcaaggacttcatggcgattcatcatacaagacgaaggactactcaaggaactggtggatcttcatcgactaaaaggtatgtggagacttgaacttatctgtcactcaaaagtctatctattctatctcctactcttgagacaaaagtcgttttgatatatacactttcattatgcacatttgctatttcgagccgagtttatctcgcctatctatttctcgaaatatacgttggtaagcttttgctttagccgaattcatctttacctagtgacgaaagtcatgttatatttcaatcactttgaaaattgctctgacgaaaaatggtgtgtgaataacggctatatccgtcctctgagaatgtttcaatgattgaaataagagtttagattacataaccattgttaGGATATAAGCatggttgtggaaacacatatatgtataagtctttattcgttgaaacaaagtttgcgaactttgttgatcaagagaaatggaagtggcgtgagccaagtccgcgaactaagtctgcgaactggcggaagttctcgacccgagaatttctgctggagtttgtgaactccttccatgagcttaagtccgcgaacccagtccgcgaacttgagcaggttatatctaaaaccggttgttcttgaactcatgtttatttaaactaaggaatacttttgcaaatcgtggctataaagttcatgaaccgattcgagagaatcaaaccgtttttgcttcgattgtgtcttgtgtagttacataagatctaagcaattgaacaactctctaactagttcatttgagtcatttgaactagttatggtgaagaagaatatggttgatatgaaagtaatcatatggctaaccatttggttaattattgttaaaccaaaaaatgttaatgtttgggaacggttcgtaaaaccaaaattggacatttcatttctgtgtaacaagctaagttttcgatccaacaattgagaaatattagcttgaatctaatcaggttttcatataacggtgaatattgaatgctttgttaccaagataacattgattgcaaactctgatttgaaaactatataagggagaactctagcaactgggaaacctaatactcacaccttacatgtgatactagttgcatagctagagttgattccCCTTGAACCTTTGGTttccttcttctaaaccaggttaacgacttaaagacttcgttgggattgtgaagccagacagatactacttttcttgtagttgtgtgatctgatcttgcatcttttatcgttacgagtacgattgtaataatct
This is a stretch of genomic DNA from Papaver somniferum cultivar HN1 chromosome 1, ASM357369v1, whole genome shotgun sequence. It encodes these proteins:
- the LOC113331561 gene encoding uncharacterized protein LOC113331561, giving the protein MADVVRKFFTASMLMWIVPILILYGFNNNLFPGASQLSSHSLTILSGLIAVISVNIVIAFYIYMAMKEPSNKHEPDPTFLAEAKASIKQQHSSSETEDPSQAREKHD